A single region of the Anoplolepis gracilipes chromosome 1, ASM4749672v1, whole genome shotgun sequence genome encodes:
- the LOC140669674 gene encoding uncharacterized protein gives MSGYLGSITLLPTLLHDPKYPPAMREKDSSPRKMPGHISPKQASIYPLSVRVPDVEELPYDLSHGHGRGLSSPTNQQQPHMSPAARPPQPHHQDDLDCEPLDLRVDHKKERLRDENQNEIEVLNQNSPGGSLPYHTVLFPQHHAVHPLVLEAMYRSHHHGSSVPDLPKIQVRALPTMVPLPPNRFSSSTTSSPSSSQLTARAISPIGGQHQQQHQQQSHTAQQQQQHQQQHQQQQQQPQQQSSSLSPYSISIQAGLKPKDRYSCKFCGKVFPRSANLTRHLRTHTGEQPYKCKYCERSFSISSNLQRHVRNIHNKEKPFKCPLCERCFGQQTNLDRHLKKHDADGPTILDEVRSRYHGQLPRADDSYFEEIRSFMGKITSQRQAIPYFPGLLGHPTDDFRNDKQQLQLEEKRGDSSYFSDRDNLSSRSSSTASRPESVQEEQRDANSPPLSPGNNT, from the coding sequence ATGAGCGGATATCTCGGTAGCATTACCCTGCTCCCAACGTTGCTGCACGACCCGAAGTATCCTCCAGCCATGCGGGAGAAGGATTCGAGTCCGAGAAAGATGCCGGGCCACATAAGCCCAAAGCAAGCCAGCATTTATCCCCTGAGCGTCCGCGTGCCGGACGTCGAGGAGTTGCCGTACGACCTCAGTCACGGTCACGGTCGTGGCTTGTCGAGCCCGACGAATCAGCAACAGCCACATATGAGCCCTGCTGCCAGACCACCCCAGCCGCATCACCAGGACGATCTCGACTGCGAGCCGCTCGATCTCCGCGTCGATCACAAGAAGGAACGGCTCAGGGACGAGAATCAGAACGAGATCGAGGTGTTAAATCAGAACAGTCCGGGCGGCAGCCTGCCCTATCACACGGTGCTCTTCCCCCAGCATCATGCGGTACACCCACTGGTCCTGGAGGCGATGTACAGGTCGCATCATCACGGATCATCGGTACCCGATCTGCCAAAGATCCAGGTCAGAGCGCTGCCTACGATGGTACCTCTGCCGCCCAACAGATTCTCGTCGTCCACCACCTCCTCCCCTTCCTCCTCGCAACTGACAGCAAGAGCCATTAGTCCAATCGGTGGTCAGCATCAGCAGCAGCATCAACAACAGAGTCATACCgcgcagcagcaacaacagcatCAGCAGCAGCatcaacagcagcagcagcaaccgCAACAACAAAGCTCGAGTCTGTCACCCTACTCGATTAGCATACAAGCCGGTCTCAAGCCCAAGGACAGATACTCGTGCAAATTCTGCGGCAAAGTCTTCCCGAGATCGGCGAATTTAACGAGACACCTCAGAACGCACACCGGCGAGCAGCCGTACAAGTGCAAGTACTGCGAGAGGAGTTTCAGCATCTCGAGTAATCTCCAGCGTCACGTTAGGAACATCCACAACAAGGAGAAACCCTTCAAGTGTCCGCTCTGCGAGAGATGTTTCGGCCAGCAGACCAATTTGGACCGGCATTTGAAGAAGCACGACGCGGATGGGCCTACGATACTGGACGAGGTCAGATCGAGGTACCACGGTCAGCTTCCTAGGGCCGATGATTCCTACTTTGAAGAGATCCGCAGTTTCATGGGAAAGATCACCTCGCAACGACAGGCCATACCGTACTTTCCCGGTCTGTTAGGCCACCCCACCGACGACTTTAGGAACGACAAGCAGCAACTCCAGCTGGAAGAGAAGCGGGGCGACTCGTCGTACTTTAGCGACCGGGACAATCTCAGCTCGAGGTCGAGCAGCACGGCTAGCAGGCCAGAAAGCGTCCAGGAAGAACAGAGAGACGCGAACTCACCGCCACTCTCACCCGGCAATAATACCTGA
- the LOC140663112 gene encoding uncharacterized protein produces the protein MARMYEDTVLLSSEISDVPEKLSDTETDDSNNNPDLEFETFSHRKIIKRRIMESDKDNDALTSSSESVILSSNSTKSLTQDSTAKKIKRKEILSLFDEAETSNTFKKPKSHNDYTRNNEFTQIIANACYEQVKTLIQKKMDNIKRSILCDMRKSFEELKNNLLLNLLPKDKINTISTLKQIIEIKIPTSTLDEFKTLDALMEIDEKKDALRTLFEKYVYVTPTHKKAIHNTLSAVMDKEVQILFTAFGRRSESKKLNFNKTKIYSLLMDILISKFGTEEEKEINSSMSRWFTIAADRKGGRKEKGNLDKITNSN, from the exons ATGGCACGCATGTACGAAGACACTGTATTACTGTCTAGTGAAATATCTGATGTACCCGAAAAATTATCAGATACAGAAACAGATGATTCAAATAACAATCCTGATTTagaatttgaaacattttcgcatcgaaaaattataaaaagaagaattatgGAATCAGATAAAG acAATGATGCTTTAACCAGTTCATCGGAATCAGTTATTCTTTCATCCAATTCAACAAAAAGTTTGACGCAAGATTCAAcagctaaaaaaattaagcgtAAAgagattctttctctctttgacgAAGCCGAAACTTcaaacacatttaaaaaacctAAATCACATAATGATTATACTAGAAATAAtg AATTCACTCAAATCATTGCTAATGCTTGTTATGAGCAAGTAAAAAcattgatacaaaaaaaaatggataatataaaaagaagtatCTTATGTGACATGCGAAAAAGTTTTGAAgagttaaaaaacaatttattgttaaatttacttcccaaagataaaataaatacaatttcgaCTCTAAAAcagattattgaaattaaaataccaACATCTACATTAGATGAATTCAAAACTTTGGATGCTTTAATGGAAATtgacgaaaaaaaagatgccttg CGTACATTATTTGAGAAATACGTTTATGTAACACCAACGCACAAAAAGGCGatacataatacattatcAGCTGTGATGGATAAAGAAGTACAAATATTGTTCACGGCTTTTGGAAGACGAAGtgaaagcaaaaaattaaatttcaacaaaacaaaaatatatagtttactGATGG ATATTCTAATAAGTAAATTTGGgacagaagaagaaaaagaaataaattcttcaaTGAGTCGATGGTTTACGATAGCAGCAGATCGCAAGGGAGGAcgtaaagaaaaaggaaatttaGATAAGATTACCAattcgaattaa